In Pedobacter sp. SL55, the following proteins share a genomic window:
- a CDS encoding transketolase, giving the protein MKHTISELEDIASQVRRDILRMVHAVQSGHPGASLGCADFFTALYFEVMNHNPEFDMDGKNEDLFFLSNGHISPVWYSVLARAGYFEVSELSTFRKLDSRLQGHPTTHEHLPGVRIASGSLGQGLSVAIGAALAKKINGDHSLVYALLGDGELQEGQNWEAFMFAPHNKVDNIIASIDYNGQQIDGPTEKVLSLENLQAKFEAFGWHVITSDGNDMEGIVKALHYAKSLTGKGKPILNLMSTQMGYGVDFMVGTHKWHGSAPNDAQLESALGQIKETAGDY; this is encoded by the coding sequence ATGAAACATACAATCAGTGAACTAGAAGATATCGCTTCGCAAGTAAGAAGAGATATCCTGCGCATGGTACATGCTGTACAATCTGGACACCCTGGCGCTTCGCTAGGCTGCGCAGATTTTTTCACAGCACTATATTTCGAAGTAATGAACCACAACCCAGAGTTTGACATGGACGGCAAGAACGAAGATCTCTTCTTCTTATCTAACGGACATATTTCTCCAGTTTGGTATAGTGTACTAGCAAGAGCAGGTTATTTCGAAGTTAGCGAACTGAGCACTTTTAGAAAACTAGATTCTAGGCTTCAAGGACACCCAACCACACACGAACATTTGCCAGGCGTACGTATTGCATCAGGCTCTTTGGGGCAAGGACTATCTGTAGCTATTGGTGCTGCCCTAGCCAAAAAAATAAACGGAGATCATTCTTTAGTTTATGCTTTATTAGGCGATGGCGAGCTACAAGAAGGCCAAAACTGGGAAGCTTTCATGTTTGCCCCTCATAACAAAGTAGATAACATCATTGCCTCGATAGATTACAATGGTCAACAAATTGATGGCCCTACCGAAAAGGTACTTTCTTTAGAAAATTTACAAGCCAAATTTGAAGCTTTTGGTTGGCATGTAATTACTTCTGATGGTAACGACATGGAAGGAATTGTAAAAGCTTTACACTATGCAAAATCGCTAACAGGAAAAGGCAAACCTATCTTAAATCTAATGAGCACACAAATGGGTTATGGTGTAGATTTTATGGTTGGCACCCACAAATGGCATGGCTCGGCACCTAATGATGCACAATTAGAAAGCGCACTAGGCCAAATTAAAGAAACAGCTGGGGATTATTAA
- a CDS encoding transketolase family protein, producing the protein MKKYTYTDKKDTRSGFGAGLHEAGKRNENVVALCADLVGSLKMDAFIKDFPERFFQIGIAEANMMGIAAGLTIGGKIPFTGTFANFSTGRVYDQIRQSIAYSGKNVKICASHAGLTLGEDGATHQILEDIGLMKMLPGMVVINPCDYNQTKAATLAIMDYEGPVYLRFGRPVIPVFTPEDQKFEIGKAWMVNEGKDVTIVATGHMVWRAIQAGEELEKLGIDAEIINIHTIKPLDEEAILKSVQKTGCIVTCEEHNKFGGLGESVARFLTTTYLAPQEFVAVDDSFGESATPDQLMTKYKLDPADIVAAAQKAIARKK; encoded by the coding sequence ATGAAAAAATACACTTACACAGATAAAAAAGATACTCGCTCTGGTTTTGGGGCAGGCTTGCATGAAGCAGGTAAAAGAAACGAAAATGTAGTTGCGCTTTGTGCAGACTTAGTAGGTTCATTAAAAATGGATGCTTTTATTAAGGATTTCCCTGAGCGTTTCTTTCAAATTGGAATTGCTGAAGCAAACATGATGGGCATTGCAGCCGGCTTAACCATTGGCGGTAAAATTCCTTTTACAGGTACTTTTGCTAACTTTTCTACAGGCAGAGTTTACGATCAAATCCGCCAGTCAATCGCTTACTCAGGCAAAAATGTAAAAATTTGTGCTTCTCACGCCGGTTTAACTTTGGGAGAAGATGGAGCAACCCACCAAATCTTAGAAGATATAGGTTTAATGAAAATGCTGCCAGGAATGGTGGTTATTAACCCTTGCGATTACAACCAAACCAAAGCTGCTACCCTAGCCATTATGGATTACGAAGGGCCAGTTTACCTACGTTTCGGTCGCCCGGTAATTCCTGTATTTACGCCAGAAGATCAAAAATTTGAAATTGGTAAAGCCTGGATGGTAAACGAAGGTAAAGACGTAACCATTGTTGCAACTGGCCACATGGTATGGAGAGCCATACAAGCTGGCGAGGAATTAGAGAAACTAGGTATCGATGCTGAAATTATAAATATCCACACCATTAAACCTTTGGACGAAGAAGCCATCTTAAAGTCGGTACAAAAGACTGGATGTATTGTAACTTGCGAAGAGCACAATAAATTTGGTGGTTTAGGCGAGAGTGTTGCACGTTTCTTAACCACAACTTATTTGGCTCCGCAAGAATTTGTAGCTGTTGATGATAGTTTTGGCGAAAGTGCAACGCCAGATCAATTAATGACGAAATACAAATTAGACCCAGCCGATATTGTTGCTGCTGCGCAAAAAGCGATAGCTAGGAAAAAATAG
- a CDS encoding RNA polymerase sigma factor → MKQVEDEEILSKFSVEKTQNEAFNLLLQKYQQKIYWHIRRLVIDHDDADDLVQETFVKVWKNLHNFRSDSQLYTWIYRIATNESITFLNKKKNRNNISLDEVNSELAETLASSTHFDGDKIQRKLQQAILTLPEKQRIIFNMKYFDDMKYEEISEVLGTTVGALKASFHIAVKKIEAILINQD, encoded by the coding sequence ATGAAGCAAGTTGAAGACGAAGAAATACTCTCTAAGTTTAGTGTTGAAAAAACACAAAACGAAGCCTTCAACTTGCTTTTACAAAAGTATCAGCAAAAAATTTATTGGCACATTCGTCGCTTGGTAATAGACCACGACGATGCTGATGATTTAGTACAAGAAACTTTTGTTAAGGTCTGGAAGAACTTACATAACTTCCGCAGCGATTCGCAACTGTACACCTGGATTTACAGAATTGCCACTAACGAGTCTATTACCTTTCTTAACAAAAAGAAAAACAGAAACAACATTTCGTTAGATGAAGTAAATTCTGAACTAGCAGAAACATTGGCTTCTTCTACCCATTTTGATGGCGACAAAATTCAACGCAAATTGCAGCAAGCCATCTTAACGCTACCAGAAAAGCAGCGCATTATTTTTAATATGAAATATTTTGATGACATGAAATATGAAGAAATCTCCGAAGTTTTAGGCACTACGGTAGGCGCCCTAAAAGCGTCTTTTCATATTGCTGTCAAAAAAATAGAGGCAATTTTAATAAATCAAGATTGA
- a CDS encoding aspartate aminotransferase family protein, with product MLTQRQLFLKHNAQTSTTPLLLEFVKAQGVYIYDAEGKAYIDLIAGIGVSNVGHCHPNVVTAVQKQAETYMHLMVYGEYVQNPQVNFATALASVLPNNLNSTYFVNSGAEAVEGAMKLAKRYTGRKGFVACLNSYHGSTQGAESLMKSTDGEGYSAGYGPFLPNVDFINHNNLTDLDKITAETAAVFVEPVQGEAGIRVADQTYMEALRAKCTETGALLVFDEIQSGFGRTGKMFAFEHYNIVPDILLLAKGIGGGMPIGAFISSLEIMSVLSYNPILGHMTTFGGHPVCCAAGLATLTTLLDEKIVDQVEAKGELFKQLLQNPAITEIRGKGLMLAVGFDSFETNKAIIDACIEDGIISDWFLHCSDAMRIAPPLTITEEEIKKACNVILRNIEAVTVEIKSRKLKVES from the coding sequence ATGCTTACTCAAAGACAACTCTTTTTAAAACATAACGCTCAAACTTCTACCACTCCACTATTGCTCGAATTTGTAAAAGCACAAGGAGTATATATTTACGATGCTGAAGGGAAAGCATACATCGATTTAATTGCGGGAATTGGTGTTAGCAACGTAGGACATTGCCATCCTAACGTGGTGACGGCTGTACAAAAGCAAGCCGAAACTTACATGCACCTAATGGTTTATGGAGAGTATGTTCAAAATCCGCAAGTAAATTTTGCTACGGCATTAGCATCGGTTTTACCAAATAATCTTAATAGCACCTACTTTGTAAACTCTGGTGCCGAAGCAGTGGAAGGCGCCATGAAATTAGCGAAGCGCTATACGGGCAGAAAAGGCTTTGTGGCTTGTTTAAACTCGTACCATGGTAGCACGCAAGGTGCCGAAAGTTTAATGAAAAGCACCGATGGCGAGGGCTATTCTGCTGGTTATGGGCCGTTTTTACCAAACGTTGATTTTATCAATCACAATAACCTTACCGATTTAGATAAAATTACCGCCGAAACTGCGGCAGTTTTTGTTGAACCAGTACAAGGAGAAGCAGGAATAAGAGTGGCTGACCAAACTTATATGGAAGCCCTGAGAGCTAAATGTACAGAAACCGGAGCTTTATTAGTTTTCGACGAGATACAATCAGGTTTTGGCAGAACTGGAAAAATGTTTGCTTTTGAGCATTACAATATAGTTCCTGACATTTTACTGCTAGCTAAAGGCATTGGTGGTGGAATGCCCATCGGTGCTTTCATCAGCTCTCTAGAAATCATGTCGGTTTTGTCTTACAATCCTATCTTAGGCCACATGACCACTTTTGGCGGGCATCCTGTTTGTTGCGCTGCAGGTTTGGCCACGTTGACGACTTTATTGGATGAAAAAATAGTGGATCAGGTGGAAGCAAAAGGAGAGCTTTTCAAGCAATTGTTACAAAATCCGGCTATTACAGAAATTAGAGGAAAAGGCCTAATGCTTGCCGTAGGTTTTGATAGTTTTGAAACGAACAAAGCCATTATCGACGCCTGTATTGAGGATGGAATTATTAGTGATTGGTTCTTGCATTGCAGCGATGCCATGCGTATTGCGCCGCCTTTAACCATTACAGAAGAGGAAATTAAAAAAGCTTGCAATGTGATTTTAAGGAACATTGAAGCGGTAACGGTTGAAATTAAAAGTAGAAAGTTAAAAGTAGAAAGTTAA
- a CDS encoding GNAT family N-acetyltransferase, whose product MQIIQENEERRGFFKAIEDGKEAGLMTYTWAGPTKFIIDHTEVNENFKGKGVGQQMLMKAVEYARTNHLKIMPLCPFAKSVFDKNTEIADVLF is encoded by the coding sequence ATGCAAATCATTCAAGAAAACGAAGAAAGAAGAGGCTTTTTCAAAGCTATAGAAGATGGTAAAGAAGCGGGTTTAATGACTTACACTTGGGCTGGGCCAACCAAATTTATCATAGATCACACCGAAGTGAATGAAAATTTTAAAGGTAAAGGAGTTGGGCAACAAATGTTGATGAAAGCTGTGGAATACGCCAGAACAAATCATTTAAAGATTATGCCTTTGTGTCCGTTCGCTAAATCTGTATTTGACAAGAATACTGAGATTGCAGACGTGTTGTTTTAG
- a CDS encoding DUF58 domain-containing protein, with protein sequence MQTSQKPDEIRFESSLELLAKQVVEGFITGLHKSPFHGFSVEFAEHRLYNNGDSVKSIDWKLFAKTDKLFSKRYEEETNLRCQFVIDVSSSMYFPNDKYNKLAFSVQSTAALIYLLKRQRDAFGLSLFTDQLKLNTPAKSTSVHQKFLFAKLEEVLATSQLNIQTDLSSALHQIADLIHKRSLVVVFSDMLQTANSTDRLDQIFSALQHLKFNKHEVIVFNVIDKTKELDFNFENRPYEFVDMETGTVLKAHAAKVKDAYLKQMNEYRKNLTLKCAQYKIDMVDADINAGFNHILEAYLIKRQKMS encoded by the coding sequence ATGCAAACATCGCAAAAACCAGATGAGATAAGATTTGAAAGTAGTTTAGAGCTTTTAGCTAAGCAAGTGGTAGAGGGTTTTATTACTGGCTTACATAAAAGTCCTTTCCACGGTTTTTCTGTAGAATTTGCCGAGCACAGGCTTTATAATAATGGCGATAGCGTTAAAAGTATCGACTGGAAATTATTTGCCAAGACTGATAAGCTATTTAGCAAACGTTACGAGGAAGAAACCAATTTGAGGTGTCAGTTTGTAATTGATGTTTCCTCGTCTATGTACTTTCCTAACGATAAATATAACAAGCTTGCTTTTTCAGTGCAAAGTACAGCGGCTTTAATTTATTTGCTGAAACGCCAACGAGATGCATTTGGTTTGAGTTTGTTTACCGATCAATTGAAACTAAATACACCTGCAAAATCAACCAGTGTGCATCAGAAGTTTTTGTTTGCTAAATTGGAAGAAGTTTTAGCCACTTCTCAGTTAAATATACAAACGGATTTGTCTTCGGCTTTGCACCAAATTGCAGATTTAATCCATAAGCGTTCTTTAGTTGTGGTGTTTAGCGATATGTTGCAGACTGCGAATAGCACCGATAGGTTGGATCAAATTTTTTCTGCGCTACAGCACCTAAAGTTTAATAAACACGAAGTCATCGTTTTTAATGTAATCGATAAAACCAAAGAGCTTGATTTCAATTTTGAAAATAGACCTTACGAATTTGTGGATATGGAAACGGGAACAGTGTTGAAAGCACACGCAGCTAAGGTGAAAGATGCTTATTTGAAGCAGATGAATGAATACAGAAAAAATCTTACGCTAAAATGTGCGCAATATAAAATTGATATGGTTGATGCGGATATCAACGCTGGCTTCAATCATATTTTGGAAGCTTACTTGATTAAGCGCCAGAAGATGAGTTAA
- the lysS gene encoding lysine--tRNA ligase: protein MSIGLSEQELLRRDSLKQLRELGINPYPAEAYEINANAADILANYEKDKTAYKTISIAGRIMGRNIMGAASFAELQDATGRIQIYLKRDELCPTDDKTLYNTVFKKLLDIGDFIGVEGYVFTTQTGEISVHVNKLTVLSKSLRPLPIVKRDDEGNVYDGFTNPELRYRMRYVDLTVNPDYKQIFINRSKVINTMRNYFDSQGWMEVETPILQAVHGGAAARPFATHHNTLDMPLFLRIANELYLKRLIVAGFDGVYEFGKMFRNEGMDRTHNPEFTSMEIYVAYKDYVWMMGMVEECLEKIAVAIHGSPVVKVGGHEIDFAGPYEKLTMYESIQKYTGIDVSEMSEEQLAQTCKDLGIEIDDSMGRGKLVDELFSEKVEANLIQPTYITDYPIEMTPLAKKHRSKDGLVERFELFVMGKEIGNAYSELNDPIDQKERFEEQLKLAARGDDEAMAMDDDFVRALEYGMPPTSGLGIGIDRLVMLMTDQSTIQEVLFFPQMRPEKKKVELSAEEAELYALVKEGEQYLLSDVKAQLTDWSNKKWDTTLKGLTGKNILKVNKTDDGLFLSHK, encoded by the coding sequence ATGAGTATAGGATTATCAGAACAGGAATTATTGCGTCGCGATTCGTTAAAACAACTTCGCGAACTGGGTATTAACCCGTATCCTGCAGAGGCGTACGAAATCAATGCTAATGCAGCAGACATTTTAGCTAACTACGAAAAAGATAAAACAGCATACAAGACCATCAGCATTGCCGGTAGAATTATGGGTCGCAACATTATGGGAGCGGCTTCTTTCGCCGAACTTCAAGATGCTACTGGTCGTATCCAAATTTATTTGAAGCGTGATGAGCTTTGCCCTACTGATGATAAGACCCTGTACAATACCGTATTTAAGAAGTTATTAGACATTGGCGATTTTATTGGTGTTGAGGGCTATGTTTTTACTACTCAAACTGGCGAAATTTCGGTGCATGTAAATAAATTAACAGTACTTTCTAAATCTTTACGTCCGTTGCCAATTGTAAAACGAGATGATGAAGGCAATGTTTACGATGGTTTTACCAATCCGGAGTTGCGTTACAGAATGCGTTACGTAGATTTAACGGTAAACCCAGATTACAAACAAATCTTCATCAACCGTTCTAAGGTAATTAATACCATGCGTAATTATTTCGACAGCCAAGGCTGGATGGAAGTAGAAACGCCAATTTTACAAGCGGTGCATGGTGGTGCGGCGGCTCGTCCGTTTGCCACACACCACAACACCTTAGACATGCCTTTGTTTTTACGTATTGCGAACGAGCTTTACCTAAAAAGGTTAATTGTTGCCGGTTTTGATGGGGTGTACGAGTTCGGTAAAATGTTCCGTAACGAAGGCATGGACAGAACGCATAACCCCGAATTTACCTCAATGGAAATCTACGTAGCTTACAAAGACTACGTTTGGATGATGGGGATGGTGGAAGAGTGTTTGGAGAAAATTGCTGTGGCTATCCACGGTTCGCCTGTGGTAAAAGTTGGTGGACATGAAATTGATTTTGCTGGTCCGTACGAGAAATTAACGATGTACGAATCAATCCAAAAATATACTGGTATCGATGTCTCTGAGATGAGCGAAGAGCAATTGGCTCAAACTTGTAAAGATTTAGGTATCGAGATTGATGACAGCATGGGTCGTGGTAAATTGGTTGATGAGCTTTTCAGTGAGAAAGTGGAAGCGAACTTAATTCAGCCTACTTACATTACCGACTACCCTATCGAAATGACGCCTTTAGCGAAGAAACACCGTAGCAAAGATGGTTTGGTAGAGCGTTTCGAACTTTTTGTAATGGGTAAAGAAATTGGCAATGCTTATTCTGAGTTGAATGACCCAATTGACCAAAAAGAGCGTTTCGAAGAACAATTGAAATTAGCGGCCAGAGGCGATGATGAAGCTATGGCGATGGATGATGATTTCGTTCGTGCTTTAGAGTATGGTATGCCACCAACATCTGGTTTAGGTATTGGTATTGATAGATTAGTGATGTTAATGACCGATCAATCGACCATCCAAGAAGTATTGTTCTTCCCGCAAATGCGTCCAGAGAAAAAGAAAGTTGAGCTTTCTGCTGAAGAAGCTGAATTATACGCTTTGGTAAAAGAAGGCGAACAATACTTGTTAAGTGACGTAAAAGCACAATTAACAGACTGGAGCAACAAAAAATGGGATACCACTTTGAAAGGCTTAACTGGAAAAAACATCCTTAAAGTAAATAAAACGGATGACGGTTTGTTTTTGAGCCACAAATAG
- a CDS encoding DUF2892 domain-containing protein: MSNLVRLIIGFALLGAAVALFILGHWGWGIPTVFVSIFVFVTYFYNENMLIAQWYLRKDNMSKAEAFLGKITNYEKQLNKMQFGYYNLLLGLMESRKAPMKSEKYFKAALSFGLHMDHNVALAKLSLAGIAMGKRNKREAQMYLTEAKKADKNKLLADQIKQMKDQLGMLDKQQQVRYSHR; this comes from the coding sequence ATGTCAAATTTAGTACGCTTAATTATAGGCTTCGCTTTACTTGGTGCAGCAGTTGCACTTTTTATTTTAGGTCATTGGGGTTGGGGTATTCCAACTGTTTTCGTTAGCATATTTGTTTTCGTAACCTATTTTTACAACGAAAATATGCTCATTGCACAGTGGTATTTGCGTAAGGATAATATGTCCAAAGCAGAAGCTTTTTTGGGAAAGATAACCAACTACGAGAAGCAATTGAACAAAATGCAATTTGGTTATTATAACCTTTTGTTGGGTTTGATGGAATCAAGAAAGGCGCCAATGAAATCTGAAAAGTATTTTAAAGCGGCTTTAAGTTTTGGCTTGCACATGGATCACAACGTTGCTTTAGCTAAATTGAGTTTAGCTGGAATTGCGATGGGTAAACGCAATAAACGCGAAGCTCAAATGTATTTAACAGAGGCAAAGAAAGCCGATAAGAATAAATTATTGGCTGATCAGATTAAACAAATGAAAGACCAGCTGGGCATGTTAGATAAGCAACAACAAGTGCGCTACAGCCACAGATAG
- a CDS encoding thioredoxin family protein — protein sequence MKYLFTIIIGLFFMTTNAQEINKKLEDQIKHKQIMLNECSREGLVEFPEFKASYDANYENYKVDSASLPQLTKLMKDKKIKVVLGTWCGDSKYQVPNFLKITDAVQVNEKNISFIAVDGAKKAENGLLDGLDIQRVPTFIITDKKGKEIGRIVESPKKSIELDLIEILTVKK from the coding sequence ATGAAATACCTATTCACTATTATAATTGGGTTGTTTTTTATGACAACAAACGCTCAAGAAATCAATAAAAAACTAGAAGATCAGATTAAACATAAACAAATCATGTTAAACGAGTGTTCAAGAGAGGGCTTAGTAGAGTTCCCAGAATTTAAAGCAAGTTACGATGCGAACTACGAAAACTATAAAGTAGACTCTGCATCGCTGCCGCAACTAACCAAATTAATGAAAGACAAAAAGATTAAAGTGGTGTTAGGCACATGGTGTGGCGATAGCAAATATCAAGTACCTAATTTTTTAAAAATAACTGATGCGGTTCAGGTTAATGAAAAGAATATTTCTTTCATTGCTGTTGACGGAGCTAAAAAAGCTGAAAATGGCCTCTTAGATGGACTAGATATCCAACGTGTACCTACATTTATCATTACCGATAAAAAAGGAAAAGAAATTGGCCGCATAGTAGAAAGCCCTAAAAAAAGTATAGAACTAGATCTAATAGAAATTTTGACGGTTAAGAAATAA
- the ung gene encoding uracil-DNA glycosylase, which translates to MAVDLEPGWLKVLEGEFDKPYMKSLKDFLQQEKQAGFTVFPKGSDIFNAFKHTPFEKVKVVILGQDPYHGVGQAHGLSFSVQKGVVPPPSLKNIYKELADEFSDFKIPNHGELTAWADQGVLLLNATLTVRAHTAGSHQKKGWEQFTDKVITELSAKKTGLVFILWGNYAKQKEALIDKSKHFIISSAHPSPFSAYNGFFGSKPFSKTNAILKKEGKEEVNWQID; encoded by the coding sequence ATGGCTGTAGATTTAGAACCAGGTTGGCTTAAAGTATTGGAGGGCGAGTTTGACAAGCCCTACATGAAATCACTTAAAGATTTTCTTCAGCAAGAGAAACAAGCTGGTTTTACCGTATTTCCCAAAGGTTCGGATATTTTCAATGCTTTTAAACATACGCCTTTTGAAAAAGTTAAAGTGGTAATTTTAGGTCAAGATCCTTACCACGGCGTGGGACAAGCACATGGCTTGTCTTTCTCTGTGCAAAAAGGTGTAGTTCCTCCGCCATCGCTTAAAAATATTTACAAAGAACTCGCGGATGAATTCTCTGATTTCAAAATACCAAATCATGGGGAGTTGACGGCTTGGGCAGACCAAGGTGTGCTGTTATTAAACGCTACGTTAACGGTTAGAGCGCATACCGCTGGCTCACATCAGAAAAAAGGTTGGGAGCAATTTACCGACAAAGTAATCACCGAACTTTCTGCTAAAAAAACTGGTTTAGTATTTATTCTCTGGGGTAATTACGCCAAACAAAAAGAAGCTTTAATTGATAAGAGCAAGCATTTCATCATCAGCTCCGCACACCCATCGCCATTCTCAGCTTACAATGGTTTCTTTGGTTCAAAGCCATTTTCTAAAACCAACGCCATCCTTAAAAAAGAAGGAAAAGAAGAGGTTAATTGGCAAATCGATTGA
- a CDS encoding Lrp/AsnC family transcriptional regulator has translation MAFELDKIDFKILKLLQENGRITNLLLSQEIGLSPAPTLERVRKLEMSGYIKSYHALVDEEKLGLGIKTFIQIQLDFHKNNTIQIFLDEVNQIKEVTECHHVTGQADFLLKVYVSDIKSYERLIMDKISKISVVKTFQTMMIMSTTKKEPIVPLEY, from the coding sequence ATGGCCTTCGAACTAGATAAAATCGATTTTAAAATCTTAAAATTATTGCAAGAGAACGGTAGAATTACCAATTTGCTGCTCTCGCAAGAGATCGGTTTATCGCCAGCGCCAACTTTAGAACGTGTGCGTAAGTTAGAAATGTCTGGCTACATTAAAAGTTACCATGCTTTGGTTGATGAAGAAAAATTAGGTTTAGGTATCAAAACTTTCATCCAAATTCAGCTAGATTTTCACAAGAACAATACCATTCAAATCTTTTTAGATGAGGTTAATCAAATCAAAGAAGTAACTGAATGTCACCACGTAACTGGTCAGGCAGATTTTTTATTGAAAGTTTATGTAAGCGATATCAAATCGTACGAACGTTTAATTATGGATAAAATTAGTAAGATTTCTGTAGTGAAGACTTTTCAAACGATGATGATCATGTCTACTACCAAGAAAGAACCGATTGTACCGTTGGAATATTAA
- a CDS encoding metal-dependent transcriptional regulator, translated as MQSYTEENYLKIIYHLSEISNPVLTNAIAERIQTKAASVTDMIKKLSEKELINYVKYQGVTLTEKGKLTAVNIVRKHRLWEVFLVDKLNFKWDEVHDVAEELEHIQSNLLIERLDEFLDFPKVDPHGDLIPDKNGNFADLSFIKLSKLNATDKGTITGVSEHSSAFLKHLEKLGLTLGKRIEIVEVLEFDGSVELLVEQQKTNISREVAKHILITKN; from the coding sequence ATGCAATCTTATACCGAAGAGAACTACCTGAAAATCATTTATCATTTATCAGAAATTAGTAACCCTGTATTAACTAATGCCATTGCCGAGCGTATTCAAACCAAAGCGGCATCGGTTACCGATATGATTAAAAAGCTGTCGGAAAAAGAACTGATTAATTATGTGAAGTACCAAGGGGTAACATTAACGGAAAAAGGAAAGTTAACAGCTGTCAATATCGTAAGAAAACACCGACTTTGGGAAGTGTTTTTGGTAGATAAGCTCAATTTTAAATGGGATGAGGTACACGATGTAGCCGAAGAATTGGAACATATCCAATCTAATCTGTTAATTGAACGTTTAGATGAGTTCTTAGATTTCCCAAAAGTAGATCCTCATGGCGACCTAATTCCGGATAAAAACGGCAACTTCGCCGATCTTTCTTTCATCAAATTAAGTAAACTTAACGCTACCGACAAAGGAACGATTACTGGTGTGAGCGAACACTCATCAGCCTTTCTTAAGCACTTGGAAAAACTTGGCCTAACCTTAGGCAAACGCATAGAAATTGTCGAAGTTTTAGAATTTGACGGCTCGGTAGAATTGTTGGTTGAACAACAAAAAACAAATATTAGTAGAGAAGTAGCTAAGCACATTTTAATTACCAAAAACTAA